The Hymenobacter sp. DG01 genome has a segment encoding these proteins:
- a CDS encoding proline dehydrogenase family protein encodes MPTTQAPPVSFDDTAVAFASKSDGELRKMYALFAAMNNNSLVKTGGGLMKAALKWQLPGTKFLIKNSIFEQFCGGESIQECLPVIQELGRYHIGTILDYSVEGEGNDKSFDATTTELLATIDLAHRSQNIPFSVFKVTGVGDAAILEKVQQGTPLSPAEQASFERTKKRINAICARAHQYGVRVFVDAEESWFQETIDQLTYEMMQRYNRESAIVWNTYQLYRHDRLDALAKAHLDAERGGYFLGGKLVRGAYMEKEGRVAQQQGRPNPINPSKQATDDLYNEALRYCIEHADRISICAGTHNEASSLLLTELMQEHGLRPNDSRVWFAQLYGMSDNLSYNLAHAGYNTAKYVPYGPVEAVMPYLLRRADENTAIAGQSSREFLLIQKEMNRRKARA; translated from the coding sequence ATGCCCACTACGCAAGCCCCACCCGTTTCCTTCGACGATACTGCCGTTGCTTTCGCCTCCAAGTCGGATGGTGAGCTGCGTAAGATGTATGCCCTGTTCGCGGCCATGAACAACAACTCGCTGGTAAAAACCGGCGGGGGCCTGATGAAAGCCGCCCTGAAGTGGCAGCTGCCGGGCACCAAGTTTCTGATTAAGAACTCTATTTTCGAGCAGTTCTGCGGGGGCGAGTCCATTCAGGAGTGTTTGCCCGTTATTCAGGAGCTCGGGCGCTACCACATCGGCACCATTCTCGATTATTCCGTGGAAGGGGAAGGCAACGACAAGAGCTTCGATGCCACCACCACCGAGCTGCTGGCTACCATTGATCTGGCCCACCGCTCCCAGAACATTCCGTTCTCGGTGTTTAAAGTAACGGGGGTAGGCGACGCGGCCATTCTGGAGAAAGTGCAGCAGGGCACGCCCCTGTCGCCGGCGGAGCAGGCCAGCTTCGAGCGGACCAAAAAGCGTATTAACGCCATTTGTGCTCGTGCCCACCAGTATGGGGTGCGGGTTTTCGTGGATGCCGAGGAAAGCTGGTTTCAGGAAACCATTGACCAGCTTACCTATGAGATGATGCAGCGCTACAACCGCGAGTCAGCCATTGTCTGGAATACGTATCAACTCTACCGCCACGACCGGCTCGATGCACTGGCGAAAGCCCACCTCGATGCGGAGCGCGGCGGCTACTTCCTGGGCGGCAAGCTGGTGCGCGGAGCTTATATGGAGAAAGAAGGGCGCGTAGCCCAGCAGCAAGGTCGCCCTAACCCCATCAACCCCAGCAAACAGGCCACCGACGACCTCTATAACGAAGCGCTGCGCTATTGCATTGAGCACGCCGACCGCATCAGCATTTGCGCGGGTACGCACAACGAGGCCAGCTCGCTGCTGCTTACGGAACTGATGCAGGAGCACGGCCTGCGCCCCAACGACTCGCGGGTGTGGTTTGCCCAGCTCTACGGCATGAGCGACAACCTCAGCTACAACCTGGCCCATGCTGGGTATAACACGGCCAAGTACGTACCCTATGGCCCCGTGGAAGCCGTGATGCCCTACCTGCTGCGCCGGGCCGATGAGAATACGGCTATTGCGGGCCAAAGCAGCCGCGAGTTTCTCCTGATTCAAAAAGAAATGAACCGGCGCAAGGCCCGGGCTTAA
- a CDS encoding helical backbone metal receptor, whose protein sequence is MNPFESVIPLTVTDQMNRRVAVPFPPRRIISLVPSQTELLFDLGLGERVVGVTKFCIHPAGARRSATVIGGTKNFHFEQIDELRPDLIIGNKEENYQEGIEQLAARYPVWMSDILTLADSADMIRRVGLITGRKEAAEQISQEILDSFAALPPVTAPTTTAYFIWRKPYLVAASGTFIDDMLARAGFRNVFGHLGRYPEITPELLQAAAPQQILLSSEPYPFGEKHVAEFQEICPEARIRMVDGELFSWYGSRLRHSARYFWELTHG, encoded by the coding sequence ATGAATCCGTTTGAATCTGTGATTCCGCTGACCGTAACCGATCAGATGAACCGGCGGGTAGCGGTGCCGTTTCCGCCGCGCCGGATTATATCGTTGGTACCTTCGCAGACCGAGCTTTTGTTTGACCTGGGGCTGGGCGAGCGGGTAGTTGGCGTCACGAAATTCTGCATTCACCCGGCGGGAGCCCGGCGGTCGGCCACAGTTATCGGCGGGACCAAGAATTTTCACTTCGAGCAAATAGATGAGCTGCGCCCCGACCTCATCATTGGCAACAAGGAAGAGAATTATCAGGAAGGCATTGAGCAACTCGCCGCCCGCTACCCCGTGTGGATGAGCGACATCCTGACCCTGGCTGACTCAGCGGACATGATCCGACGGGTGGGGCTGATTACAGGTCGCAAGGAAGCAGCAGAACAGATCAGCCAGGAAATTCTGGATTCCTTTGCCGCCCTACCCCCTGTGACGGCCCCAACCACAACTGCGTATTTCATCTGGCGCAAACCCTACCTGGTAGCCGCTTCCGGAACCTTCATTGATGATATGCTGGCGCGGGCGGGCTTCCGCAACGTGTTCGGCCACCTAGGCCGCTACCCCGAAATTACGCCCGAACTCCTGCAAGCCGCCGCTCCCCAGCAGATTCTGCTGTCCTCAGAGCCCTACCCCTTCGGCGAAAAGCACGTAGCGGAGTTTCAGGAAATATGTCCTGAGGCCCGCATCCGAATGGTAGATGGAGAGCTGTTCAGCTGGTACGGCAGCCGGCTGCGGCATTCGGCGAGGTATTTCTGGGAGCTTACGCACGGCTAA
- a CDS encoding M42 family metallopeptidase, whose translation MRQESFDFLQKYLNNPSPTGFEKEGQQLWLEYIKPYIDEYFVDTYGTVVGVINPEAKYKVVIEAHADEISYFVNYITKEGYIYLRKNGGSDPLVAPSKRVNIHTKKGIVKAVFGWPAIHVRKVEQDKAPTIETVFLDCGASSREEAEEMGIHVGSVVTFEDEFTVLNDRFYVGRALDNRVGGFMIAEVARMLKENGKQLPFGLYIVNAVQEEIGLRGAEMIAHRIQPDVAIVTDVIHDTQAPMYEKKTSGDLHCGKGPVITYGPAVQNNLRELIIETAQTAEIPFQRAAATRATGTDTDAFAYSSAGVASALISLPLKYMHTTVETVHKDDVENVTRLIYETLLRIEDGHDFRYFS comes from the coding sequence ATGCGTCAAGAATCATTTGACTTCCTCCAGAAATACCTGAATAACCCCTCTCCTACTGGCTTCGAGAAAGAAGGCCAGCAGCTGTGGCTGGAATACATCAAGCCCTACATCGACGAGTACTTTGTGGATACGTATGGCACCGTGGTGGGCGTTATCAACCCGGAGGCCAAGTACAAAGTAGTGATTGAGGCCCACGCCGACGAAATCAGCTACTTCGTCAATTATATCACCAAGGAGGGCTATATCTATCTGCGCAAGAATGGCGGCTCCGACCCCTTGGTAGCTCCCAGCAAGCGTGTGAACATTCACACCAAGAAAGGCATCGTGAAGGCGGTGTTTGGCTGGCCGGCCATTCACGTACGCAAGGTAGAGCAGGACAAAGCGCCCACTATTGAAACCGTGTTCCTCGACTGCGGCGCTTCGAGCCGGGAAGAAGCAGAGGAAATGGGCATCCATGTGGGCTCGGTGGTGACATTTGAGGACGAGTTTACCGTGCTCAACGACCGGTTTTACGTGGGCCGGGCCCTCGACAACCGCGTAGGTGGCTTCATGATTGCCGAGGTGGCCCGCATGCTGAAGGAAAACGGCAAGCAGTTGCCTTTCGGCCTCTACATTGTGAATGCGGTGCAGGAAGAAATTGGCCTGCGTGGCGCGGAAATGATTGCCCACCGCATTCAGCCCGACGTGGCCATCGTGACGGACGTAATTCACGACACGCAGGCCCCGATGTATGAGAAGAAGACCTCCGGCGACCTGCACTGCGGCAAAGGCCCCGTTATTACCTACGGTCCGGCCGTGCAGAACAATCTGCGGGAGCTCATCATCGAAACAGCCCAGACGGCAGAAATTCCGTTCCAGCGCGCCGCTGCCACCCGCGCTACTGGCACCGATACGGATGCCTTCGCCTACTCCAGCGCCGGTGTAGCCTCGGCCCTGATTTCCCTACCCCTCAAGTACATGCACACCACCGTGGAAACGGTGCACAAGGATGACGTGGAGAACGTAACCCGCCTCATCTACGAAACCCTGCTCCGCATCGAGGACGGCCACGATTTCCGCTACTTCAGCTAA
- the aroB gene encoding 3-dehydroquinate synthase encodes MNENLFIGPEALAELGALLRRPAVRQVFVLLDANTARCCLPLLERQLPSGYTPIEIPAGEEYKTLATCETVWNALTEARADRHALLVNVGGGVVTDLGGFCAALYKRGIPFVQVPTTLLAQVDASVGGKTGIDFLGFKNQLGVFQQPLAVCIEPRFLQTLDPRQLKSGYAEVIKHWLIADAAAFAHNRSIGVVVDDWTPIIQESVALKQRIVAQDPLESGPRKLLNFGHTVGHALESYLLTQPGREILHGEAVAAGMICEAWLSHHKGLLSAQELDQIETFIFSVFEKAQFVTLETEAIADFARQDKKNEADIINCTLLEGIGRGVYNQPVTLEEIAASLRYYHRL; translated from the coding sequence TTGAACGAAAACCTGTTCATAGGACCCGAGGCATTGGCCGAATTGGGAGCCTTGCTGCGCCGGCCAGCCGTACGCCAGGTGTTTGTGCTGCTGGATGCCAATACGGCCCGTTGCTGCCTGCCCCTGTTGGAAAGACAGCTGCCTTCGGGTTATACCCCTATTGAAATTCCGGCCGGAGAAGAATATAAAACGCTGGCTACCTGCGAAACCGTCTGGAACGCCCTGACTGAGGCCCGGGCCGACCGCCACGCGCTGTTGGTAAATGTGGGTGGGGGAGTGGTAACGGACCTGGGAGGCTTCTGCGCCGCACTCTACAAACGTGGTATTCCGTTCGTGCAGGTGCCTACTACCCTGCTGGCTCAGGTAGATGCCAGCGTGGGCGGTAAAACCGGCATCGATTTTCTCGGATTCAAAAACCAACTGGGGGTATTTCAGCAGCCCCTGGCCGTGTGCATCGAGCCGCGCTTTTTGCAGACCCTGGACCCACGCCAGCTGAAATCAGGCTACGCCGAAGTAATAAAGCATTGGCTGATTGCTGATGCCGCGGCCTTCGCCCACAACCGTTCTATTGGGGTGGTAGTGGATGACTGGACGCCGATCATTCAGGAGTCGGTGGCGCTGAAGCAGCGCATTGTGGCCCAGGACCCACTGGAAAGCGGCCCGCGCAAGCTGCTCAACTTCGGGCACACGGTGGGGCACGCCCTCGAAAGCTACCTGCTCACCCAGCCCGGCCGTGAAATTCTGCACGGCGAGGCGGTGGCCGCCGGCATGATCTGCGAGGCCTGGCTGAGCCACCACAAGGGACTGCTCAGCGCCCAGGAGCTGGACCAGATAGAAACCTTCATTTTCTCGGTGTTTGAAAAGGCCCAGTTCGTGACCCTGGAAACCGAGGCCATTGCTGACTTTGCCCGTCAGGACAAGAAAAACGAGGCGGACATCATCAACTGCACGCTGCTGGAAGGCATTGGCCGGGGCGTGTACAACCAGCCCGTAACGCTGGAGGAAATTGCGGCGTCGCTTCGTTACTACCATCGGTTGTAG
- a CDS encoding ATP-dependent Clp protease ATP-binding subunit: MEAKFSNRVKEVISLSREEAIRLGHDYIGTEHLLLGMIREGEGTAIGLLKKLGVSVDELKYALEQATRNTATQGTSITGSIPLTKQTEKVLKITYLEAKIFKSEIIGTEHLLLSILRDEDNISSQILSKFNVNYESVRDSLDYHGNTANNPTNGPEADDDDNDRLFGGSAGRGGAGAGATPKKGNEKSRTPVLDNFGRDLTKLAEEDKLDPIVGREKEIERVAQILSRRKKNNPILIGEPGVGKTAIAEGLALRIIQKKVSRVLFGKRVVTLDLASLVAGTKYRGQFEERMKAVMNELEKSPDVILFIDELHTIVGAGGASGSLDASNMFKPALARGEIQCIGATTLDEYRQYIEKDGALARRFQMVMVDPTTPEETIEILNNIKDKYQDHHHVLYTDKAIEACVKLSDRYMSDRFLPDKAIDILDEAGARVHINNIVVPEDILKLEEQIENIKTEKNRVVKSQKYEEAAKLRDTEKKLIDQLDQAKKDWEEETKKKRYTVKEENVAEVIAMMTGIPVSRVAQNESSKLLKMGEELKGKVIGQDKAIAQLVKAIQRTRVGLKDPKKPIGSFVFLGPTGVGKTELAKVLATYLFDKEDSLVRIDMSEYMEKFSISRLVGAPPGYVGYEEGGQLTEKIRRKPYSVILLDEIEKAHPDVYNLLLQVLDDGILTDGLGRKVDFRNTIIIMTSNIGARDLQDFGAGIGFGTKARQENMDEITKGTITNALRKTFSPEFLNRLDDVIVFNSLEKQDIHRIIDISLSKLLGRIQTLGYRVELTDAAKDFVAEKGYDPKYGARPLNRAIQKYIEDPIAEEILKAEIAQGDVITADYTAGAEELTFAVSKSGEQLNLASDERPEEAPEPNDDEPNDSKKKGE, from the coding sequence ATGGAAGCTAAATTCTCAAATCGTGTCAAGGAGGTCATCTCCCTGAGCCGGGAGGAAGCCATCCGGCTTGGGCACGACTATATCGGTACTGAGCACTTATTGCTGGGCATGATTCGCGAGGGGGAAGGCACGGCCATTGGTCTGCTCAAGAAATTGGGCGTATCGGTGGACGAGCTGAAGTACGCTCTCGAACAGGCTACCCGCAATACCGCTACTCAGGGCACGAGCATTACCGGCTCTATTCCCCTGACGAAGCAGACCGAGAAAGTACTCAAGATTACCTACCTGGAAGCTAAAATCTTCAAAAGCGAAATCATTGGCACGGAACACCTGCTGCTGTCGATTCTGCGCGATGAAGACAACATTTCGTCCCAAATCCTGAGCAAATTCAACGTGAACTACGAATCCGTACGTGATTCGCTGGACTACCACGGTAACACGGCGAACAACCCCACCAACGGCCCCGAGGCTGACGACGACGACAACGACCGCCTCTTTGGTGGCAGTGCAGGCCGCGGCGGTGCCGGCGCCGGTGCTACCCCCAAGAAGGGCAACGAGAAGTCGCGCACGCCGGTGCTCGATAACTTCGGTCGCGACCTGACCAAGCTTGCCGAGGAAGACAAGTTGGACCCCATTGTAGGCCGCGAGAAAGAAATTGAGCGCGTAGCTCAGATTCTGTCGCGCCGCAAGAAGAACAACCCCATCCTGATCGGTGAGCCCGGCGTAGGTAAAACGGCTATTGCCGAAGGCCTGGCCCTGCGCATCATCCAGAAGAAGGTGTCGCGGGTACTGTTTGGCAAGCGCGTGGTTACGCTTGACCTGGCTTCGCTGGTAGCGGGTACCAAATACCGCGGCCAGTTTGAGGAGCGCATGAAGGCCGTGATGAATGAACTGGAGAAGTCGCCCGACGTTATCCTGTTCATTGACGAGCTGCACACGATTGTAGGTGCTGGCGGCGCTTCCGGCTCGCTGGACGCTTCCAACATGTTCAAGCCGGCCCTGGCCCGCGGCGAGATTCAATGCATTGGCGCTACTACGCTTGATGAGTACCGTCAGTACATCGAGAAGGATGGTGCCCTGGCCCGTCGTTTCCAGATGGTAATGGTGGACCCCACCACGCCCGAGGAAACCATCGAAATCCTGAACAACATCAAGGATAAGTATCAGGACCACCACCACGTTCTGTACACCGATAAGGCCATTGAAGCCTGCGTGAAGCTGTCGGACCGCTATATGTCGGACCGTTTCCTGCCAGACAAGGCCATCGACATTCTGGACGAAGCTGGTGCCCGCGTGCACATCAACAACATTGTGGTTCCCGAGGATATTCTCAAGCTCGAAGAGCAGATTGAGAACATCAAGACGGAGAAGAACCGCGTGGTGAAGTCGCAGAAATACGAAGAAGCCGCCAAGCTCCGCGACACGGAGAAGAAGCTGATTGATCAACTCGACCAGGCCAAGAAAGACTGGGAGGAGGAGACCAAGAAGAAGCGCTACACCGTGAAGGAGGAAAACGTGGCCGAGGTTATTGCCATGATGACCGGCATCCCCGTTTCGCGCGTGGCTCAGAACGAAAGCTCCAAGCTGCTGAAAATGGGTGAAGAGCTGAAAGGCAAGGTAATTGGCCAGGATAAGGCTATTGCCCAGCTCGTGAAAGCCATCCAGCGTACCCGCGTAGGCCTGAAAGACCCGAAGAAGCCCATCGGCTCGTTCGTGTTCCTCGGCCCGACCGGTGTAGGTAAGACGGAACTGGCCAAAGTGCTGGCTACCTACCTCTTCGACAAGGAAGATTCGCTGGTGCGGATTGACATGTCGGAGTACATGGAGAAGTTCAGCATCTCGCGCCTGGTAGGCGCGCCTCCCGGCTACGTGGGGTATGAAGAAGGTGGTCAGCTGACGGAGAAAATCCGCCGCAAGCCCTACTCAGTTATCCTGCTCGACGAGATTGAGAAGGCGCACCCCGACGTGTATAACCTGCTCCTGCAGGTGCTCGACGACGGTATCCTGACCGACGGCCTGGGCCGCAAGGTGGACTTCCGCAACACCATCATCATTATGACCTCGAACATTGGGGCCCGTGACCTGCAGGACTTCGGTGCTGGTATCGGTTTCGGCACCAAGGCTCGTCAGGAAAACATGGATGAGATTACCAAGGGCACCATTACCAACGCCCTGCGGAAAACCTTCTCGCCGGAATTCCTCAACCGTCTGGACGACGTTATCGTGTTCAACTCTCTGGAGAAGCAGGATATTCACCGCATCATCGACATTTCGCTGTCGAAGCTGCTGGGCCGTATCCAGACGCTAGGCTACCGCGTGGAACTGACCGATGCCGCCAAGGACTTCGTGGCTGAGAAAGGCTACGATCCTAAATATGGCGCGCGTCCGTTGAACCGGGCTATCCAGAAGTACATCGAAGACCCGATTGCGGAGGAAATCCTGAAAGCAGAAATTGCCCAGGGCGACGTTATTACGGCTGACTACACGGCCGGTGCTGAAGAGCTAACGTTTGCCGTAAGTAAGAGCGGTGAGCAACTCAACCTCGCCAGCGACGAGCGGCCCGAGGAGGCTCCTGAGCCCAACGACGACGAGCCCAACGACTCGAAGAAGAAAGGCGAGTAA
- a CDS encoding acyl-CoA carboxylase subunit beta: protein MSDSRTEAQLSKLEILDQKNQEALLGGGQARIDAQHKKGKLTARERIDLLLDEGSFEEIGKFVMHRSKDFGLDKEYYLGDGVVTGYGTVNGRLVYVFSQDFTVFGGSLSETHAEKIVKIMDLAMKNGAPVIGLNDSGGARIQEGVVSLGGYADIFYKNTLASGVVPQLSAIMGPCAGGAVYSPAITDFILMVEDTSYMFVTGPNVVKTVTHENVTSEELGGASTHSTKSGVTHFTAPNEVACINQLKALLSYMPQNCEETAPAVPYEPQGDESRTVLDSIIPENPNQPYDIREVIEGIIDADSFMEVHQNFAENIVVGFARLGGRSIGIVGNQPAVLAGVLDINASTKAARFVRFCDSFNIPLLVLEDVPGFLPGTDQEWRGIITNGAKLLYAFCEATVPRITVITRKAYGGAYDVMNSKHIGADMNYAWPTAEIAVMGAKGAAEIIFKREIAAAEDPEAKLQEKVDEYQQKFATPYRAAHRGFVDEVILPSQTRQKLIRVFKMLENKVDTLPRKKHGNIPL from the coding sequence ATGTCTGATTCGCGCACTGAAGCCCAACTAAGTAAACTCGAAATCCTCGACCAGAAAAACCAGGAGGCCCTGCTCGGCGGCGGCCAGGCCCGCATCGATGCCCAACACAAGAAAGGCAAGCTCACGGCCCGGGAGCGAATTGACTTGCTGCTCGATGAGGGCTCCTTTGAGGAAATTGGCAAGTTCGTGATGCACCGCTCCAAGGACTTCGGCCTAGACAAAGAGTATTACCTCGGCGACGGGGTAGTAACCGGCTACGGCACCGTGAACGGCCGATTGGTGTACGTTTTCTCCCAGGATTTCACGGTGTTCGGCGGCTCGCTGAGCGAAACCCACGCCGAGAAAATCGTGAAGATTATGGACCTGGCCATGAAGAACGGCGCCCCGGTTATCGGCCTGAACGATTCGGGCGGGGCCCGCATTCAGGAAGGGGTAGTAAGTCTGGGTGGCTACGCCGACATCTTCTATAAGAACACCCTGGCCTCGGGGGTAGTACCCCAGCTTTCGGCCATCATGGGGCCATGCGCGGGCGGCGCAGTGTACTCGCCGGCCATTACCGACTTCATCCTGATGGTGGAAGACACGAGCTACATGTTCGTGACCGGCCCGAACGTGGTGAAGACCGTAACCCACGAAAACGTAACCAGCGAAGAGCTGGGCGGGGCCAGCACCCACTCCACCAAAAGCGGCGTGACGCACTTCACGGCTCCCAACGAGGTAGCCTGCATCAATCAGCTGAAGGCCCTGCTGAGCTACATGCCCCAGAACTGTGAGGAAACGGCTCCGGCCGTACCCTACGAGCCGCAAGGCGATGAAAGCCGGACGGTGCTGGACAGCATCATCCCCGAAAACCCCAACCAGCCCTACGACATTCGGGAGGTGATTGAGGGCATTATTGATGCCGACTCCTTCATGGAGGTGCACCAGAACTTCGCCGAAAACATTGTGGTAGGCTTTGCCCGCCTGGGTGGCCGTAGCATTGGCATTGTGGGCAACCAGCCCGCCGTGCTGGCCGGCGTGCTCGACATCAACGCCTCTACCAAAGCGGCCCGGTTCGTGCGCTTCTGCGACTCGTTCAACATTCCGCTGCTGGTGCTGGAAGACGTACCTGGCTTCCTGCCCGGCACCGACCAGGAGTGGCGCGGCATCATCACCAACGGGGCCAAGCTGCTCTACGCCTTCTGCGAAGCCACCGTGCCGCGCATCACGGTTATTACCCGCAAAGCCTACGGCGGAGCGTATGACGTGATGAACTCCAAGCACATCGGGGCCGACATGAACTACGCCTGGCCGACCGCCGAAATTGCCGTAATGGGCGCCAAGGGCGCGGCGGAAATTATCTTCAAGCGGGAAATTGCTGCGGCCGAAGACCCCGAGGCCAAGCTGCAGGAAAAGGTAGATGAGTACCAGCAGAAATTTGCTACCCCCTACCGCGCCGCGCACCGTGGCTTCGTAGATGAAGTGATTCTGCCGTCGCAAACACGCCAGAAGCTCATCCGGGTGTTCAAAATGCTGGAAAACAAAGTAGATACCTTACCCCGTAAGAAGCACGGAAACATTCCGTTGTAA
- a CDS encoding 3-phosphoshikimate 1-carboxyvinyltransferase: MLRGKAQVPASKSESNRALIIQALAGGGELGNLSDANDTRLMRRLLQDPTAPIFDAEDAGTVMRFLTAYLAMTGRQTELTGTARMRERPIGVLVDALRQLGARIEYTGQEGYPPLRLQGRTPQPATEEDADFTELTVRGDISSQYISALLMIGPTLPHGLRIWLTGKVGSRPYIRMTQALMQHFGAQCRDLGEVLEVRPQAYQPTNYTVEGDWSAASYWYAMVALAPAGSSLTLPTLRRYSWQGDQAIVGIMEKLGVKTEFLADEAVRLTQVEPAASLTQDFTDCPDLAQTIAVVAAALGIPTEMTGLESLRIKETDRIAALQIELAKFGGALTDEGEGRFRVSAQGFRVAGQTVATYHDHRMAMAFAPLALRGPLTVEAPQVVRKSYPRFWQELEQVGFRTDPEPAPVY, translated from the coding sequence ATGCTGCGCGGCAAAGCGCAGGTGCCGGCTTCAAAAAGCGAAAGCAACCGCGCCCTGATTATTCAAGCCCTGGCGGGAGGAGGGGAACTAGGTAACCTCTCCGACGCCAACGATACGCGCCTGATGCGGCGCCTGCTCCAAGACCCCACGGCCCCCATTTTCGACGCCGAGGATGCCGGCACCGTAATGCGCTTCCTGACCGCCTACCTGGCCATGACGGGCCGCCAAACCGAGCTGACCGGCACGGCCCGCATGCGGGAGCGGCCCATTGGCGTGCTGGTAGATGCCCTGCGCCAGCTCGGAGCCCGCATCGAGTACACCGGCCAGGAGGGCTACCCCCCCCTCCGGCTGCAAGGCCGCACCCCCCAGCCCGCTACCGAAGAGGATGCGGACTTCACGGAGCTGACCGTGCGCGGCGACATCAGCAGCCAGTACATTTCAGCTCTGTTGATGATTGGGCCCACCCTGCCCCACGGCTTGCGTATCTGGCTGACCGGCAAGGTGGGCTCCCGGCCCTACATCCGAATGACGCAGGCCCTGATGCAGCACTTCGGGGCCCAGTGCCGCGACCTGGGCGAGGTGCTGGAAGTACGGCCCCAGGCCTATCAGCCCACCAACTACACCGTGGAAGGCGACTGGTCGGCAGCCAGCTACTGGTACGCTATGGTGGCCCTGGCCCCGGCTGGCTCCTCGCTCACTCTGCCCACCTTGCGTCGCTACTCCTGGCAGGGCGACCAGGCCATTGTGGGCATCATGGAAAAGCTGGGCGTGAAGACTGAGTTTCTGGCCGATGAAGCCGTGCGTCTCACGCAGGTGGAGCCGGCTGCTTCGCTAACCCAGGATTTCACCGACTGCCCCGACCTAGCCCAAACCATAGCCGTGGTGGCAGCGGCCCTGGGTATCCCCACGGAAATGACCGGTCTGGAGAGTCTGCGCATCAAGGAAACCGACCGAATTGCGGCCTTACAGATAGAGTTGGCCAAGTTTGGCGGCGCCCTGACCGATGAGGGAGAGGGCCGATTCCGGGTGTCAGCCCAAGGTTTCCGGGTGGCCGGCCAAACCGTCGCTACCTACCACGACCACCGCATGGCTATGGCCTTCGCCCCCCTGGCCCTGCGTGGGCCCCTAACGGTGGAGGCCCCGCAGGTAGTGCGCAAGTCCTACCCCCGATTCTGGCAGGAACTGGAGCAGGTAGGGTTCCGGACCGACCCCGAGCCGGCGCCCGTGTATTAG